One window of the Eucalyptus grandis isolate ANBG69807.140 chromosome 6, ASM1654582v1, whole genome shotgun sequence genome contains the following:
- the LOC104449669 gene encoding LOW QUALITY PROTEIN: non-specific lipid-transfer protein 2 (The sequence of the model RefSeq protein was modified relative to this genomic sequence to represent the inferred CDS: inserted 1 base in 1 codon) codes for MAKPSDPSPSPRLLAAALVAVLVLLSPDQAQVAEAVTCSATELSSCVSAITSSAPPXALCCSKLREQRPCLCGYIRNPNLRQYVTSPNAKRVARTCGVPYPTC; via the exons ATGGCCAAGCCATCCGATCCCTCCCCATCTCCACGGTTGCTTGCGGCCGCTCTCGTGGCGGTGCTTGTGCTTCTCTCGCCAGATCAGGCCCAAGTAGCGGAAGCGGTGACGTGCAGCGCCACGGAGCTGAGCTCGTGTGTCTCCGCAATCACGTCGTCCGCGCCTC CGGCGCTGTGCTGTAGCAAGCTGCGAGAGCAGAGGCCGTGCCTCTGCGGGTACATCAGGAATCCGAATCTGCGGCAGTATGTCACCTCACCCAACGCCAAGCGGGTTGCGCGCACCTGCGGCGTCCCGTACCCGACGTGCTAA